From the Cloacibacillus sp. genome, the window TGGCGTGACAGGTGCCGCCGGTTCCGCCGCTTTAGGCTGTTCGGGAGCCGTCTTTACCGGTTCCGCCGGTTTTACGGCCGTGGCGGGCTCCGTCTTGGCCGGCGCGGAAGCGGCCGGTTCGGCTTTCTTTGTCTCCGCCGGTGGGACCGCTACGGTGCCTCTGTTGTTCGGCGAGGTCTCCTGCTCCTTAGCCGCCTTTTCCGCCGCCTCTTTGACGATCTGGTCCATCGTTGACGAGGCCTCGTTCTTTTTTGTAGTCTCTTTCTGCGCGGGGGCGGGAGCTTTTTCCGCCTCGGGCTTTTTCTCCTCGGCCTTCTTCGGAGCTGCCGCCTCTTTCTGGTCCCCCGCCTTTTCTTTGTTCGCCGCTTTATTGGCCTGAACCTGCGAGAGTATGGAATCCGCTGCAGAGTCGTTGTTTTTCGTCTCCTCCGTCGCCGCGACGGCGGAAGTTGCTCCGGCGACAAGCGCCGTAACGAGCATCATTGTGAGAAATTTTTTCATCTTACCATTCCTTCCTTGTCTTTCACCCACTGCTTGATTGGAAACCTTCCGTGCGGTCTCCGTACATAGCGGGAATTATAGCATAATTTGCTTTGTATTACTCATTTTCTCTGAAAAGGTTACTTCCAGTTGTCGTATATCCACTGCGCGGCACGTTTTGCCTCGTTGAATTCTTCCGAAGTCTCTTCGGTGGGAGATAGCTGTGTATTTTCCCGGCGAACGCGCAGCCAGTCCCTGTATTCTATCAGGGAGTCGTTCCTCGCGAAATGGTCGAATACGAGGTCGAATTTCGGAATGCCCCAGAGCATGTTCGGCGAGAGGGCACCGGCGTTTACCAGTGAGGCGGTAGCCCTCTGGATCAGCCCTTTGAAGCCCCCGCGGTGTTCCACGCGCAGCAGCACCGCGCGGTGGCCGCCCGTGATCGTCTCGGAGACCATGTTGACCGAGTCCTCGGTGCAGAATACCTCTTTGGAGAAGCCGAGCATCGCCGGTATGGGGTTGAAGTCGTCCTCTGAGGCGACGAGCAGATACTTGACGGCGGGGGAGTGAGCGGCAAGCGTCTTGACGGTCTTCACCGCCGCGGGGCTTGTGCGCCGTGAGGTGGTGATATAGAGATCCGCGCCGGCATGCTGCGCGAGGTTCAATATCTGCCCCAGCTGTTTTTTGACCCATTCCGGGGTGATAACGTAGTTCGCGTCGTCTCCGCCGATGAGCACCGACCAAATCTCACCCGCGGAGGAGGGATGTTCGGCGAGCAGCGCCGCCGCCTCTTTTTTTAGGTTTTCTTTGATGACGTAGTTTGGCGAGCCGAGCGTCACAAGGATGTTGGGTTTCCGTTCCGGATAGTCGTGTTCCGGTACGATCGCGAAGTCGAAGGGGTCGGTGCCAATCGTGCCTGGGGTCATGATGGTCGCGCAGGCGCAGCGCCAGATATAGCCGAGGGCGATGTTGTAGGGGGCGGGGGTGCTGCCGGCGGAGATTATCAGCACGGCTCCCGAACCCTCTTGGATGTTGCGTTCGGCAAACCATTGGCCTACGCGGCGTATCAGCGCGTCGCCGTCCGCCGCGGCGAGCCAGTCGCGCGCGTCGCGCCGCGTGCCGCCCGCTGCCAGAGAACGTGCGGCGGTCTTGGCGCGCGCCTTGGCCGCGCCCGTAAGGGCGGGAACTTCGCTCTCAAGTATCTCCGCCCCGGTCAGCTGCGAGAGCCAATGGGCGACGCCGCGGCTCTGGTTTATATGGCCGCGGATGCCGTCGCTGAGGATGAGTATTGCCCTTAAGGAGTTTCCCGCGTTCATTTTTCTTCGTTTTTCTTTTGGGCGAATATCCGCCGCGCCTCTTCAAGATCCTCAAGCGTGTTGACGTTGGGTCCCTCGGAGGGGTATTTTGTCGGGATGACCGCCATTGAGTAGCCGTGCTCCAGTATACGCAGCTGTTCGAGGCTCTCCGTCCGCATCAGCGGCGTAGGCGGGAGCGCCACGAATTTGAGCAGGAACTGCTTGGTAAAGGCGTAGATGCCGAGGTGTTCCCAGACGGGGCAGCCGGCGCTGCTGCGCGGATAGGGAATAGGCGAGCGGCTGAAGTAGAGCGCGCGGCCGTTTTGGGCGCGGACCACCTTCACGATGTTGGGGTTCCGGAAGTCCTCTTCCCTGGTGATCGGCACGCAGACGGTCGCCGAATCGGCCTCCGGGTCGGCGGCGAATCCCGCCGCGAGTTCGCGCAGCATGCGCGGGTCAAGCATCGGCTCGTCCCCCTGGATGTTGATTACGTAGTCGGTGTCTATCTTCGCGGCAATCTCCGCGACACGGCTTGAGCCGTCCGGGTGGTCGGCGCGCGTCATAAGGACGTCGGCTCCCACCTTTTCGGCGGCGTCGTAGATGCGGTGGTCGTCTGTGGCGATCACCACGCGAAAGAATACGCCGGAGGCGAGTGAACGGCGGTAGACGTGTTCAAGCATCGTCTTGCCGCCGATCTCCAGCAGCGGCTTTCCGGGAAGGCGCGACGAGGCGTAGCGCGCCGGTATTACTCCGAGGAATTTTGGCTCCGTCATCTGTTCTGCGCCTGCCATTCTCTGTATTTTTTCAGCATCTCCGCGCGGTCGAGCGGCCTGACGTTTTCGACGATCCATTCGCGCATTGCCCGGCCCTCTTCCGTCTCCTGCTTATAGCTCATGAATTCAAGCTCGATGCCGAGCGCGTCGGCGATCTTTGCCGCGAATACCGGCCAGATCATACCGATGTCGCCGATCACGGGCAGACTTCCCTCGTGGCGGGCGAAGGCGGACATCTCCATGCGGAAGGGGATCTTCGAGATCTTCGTCTTTGGCAGCCCCTTGTCGATCGCTTCCTGGATCATCGCGCTTGACTTTTGCAGGTCCTGAGCGCGGCGCAGGTTTTCGTCAAGGTCGAAGCGGATGAGGGACTTGTCTTTCAGACTGTAGACGGGCTGTCCCTGCCACCAGGACCAGATGCCGTGGCCTGTATAGGTCTCAAATGGGCCGTCGTGTATCTCCTGCGTCAGCGCCACCGCCGATTCGATGATGACGTCGGCGGAGCCCAGCATCGCGGCGATACGGCGCGAGCGTTCGGCGATGGGGATGCTGTCGCCGACCGCGAGGCCGACGTGGCCGTCGCCGACCAGCTGCGGGATCGTCACAAGAACGGGAACGCCCTTGGCGGCGCCGCTGCCGAGCATCGTGCGCCGGTCGCAGCCCCAGCCAGCGACGGTCTCAAAGGGCAGGCCGGACTGGCGGCAGAGAGAATGTATCTCCTCCGCGAGCCTCTCCGTGCGCAGCCCCATCGGGTAGGCCATGTTCGCCGCGGCCTTGATCACCATGTGCCCCTCGGCGCTGTGGCGTTTCGTGAGAAGCTCGTCGTCAAGGATCATCTCTTTCGCGAGCTCCGCGAGCTCCCCGTCGCTCATATCGGTGAATTCAAAGACGTTGCCGCGCGGCATCTTGTCCTCTTCAAGGCCCAGCTGGGATGCGCCGCACATCTTCACCAGGTCTAGCGCGCCGCCCATTTCGTGATTGACGACGGCGGAGCTGGTCGTGACGCCGTCGACGACGCCCTTTTCGATCAGCTCGGCGATGAGGGTAGTGACGCCCTCGTGCAGGTTCGGGCCGCTTCCGGTGACGACCGCCACCTTGCCGCCGCGCTTTTTAGCGGCGACGACCCGCTCTGCGGCGGCGTCGAGCGCCTCCTGTGAACGTTCGTCGAGTCCCCTGTAAAATTTCTCTATCAGTTCACGGTTGATATTCATAAACAATCTTCCTCCCGCGTCATAATTAGGTGCAGCCGGTCAAAGGCCCCCGCCTTACGGCGTGTTTCGCCTGCGGCTCCAATATTATTATAGTATACGCCCGATAGACAAACTATTCGGTTCGCAAAAATTAAAAAGTCGAGCTTTCAGATCATCTGACGTTGATAAAATGCCTTAACCGTAACCACTTAGATATTTTTTTATCATTTGCCATGTGCGCATGGAGGCGCCGCATGATTTTTCAAAGTAATCGCGGCTCAGCCGCTGCCATCTCTCTCCGGTATCCCTCTCCGCGGCGAGGCAACGCCATACCTCGGCGAGCTCCCTTTCGTCCGCCACCTGAGCCGCCGCCCCCATTAAGATGAAGGCGCGCGAGGCCTGCGCGAAATCCTCCATGTGAGGGCCGTACTGTACGGGGACGCCCCAGGAGAAGGGCTCGAGGATATTCTGCCCCCCCTTGTCGGCGAAGCTGCCGCCGACGAAGGCGGAGTACGCCGTGCCGTAGAGGTCGAAAAGCACTCCGATCTTATCTATGATAAGGACGTCCCAGCCCTCCGCGAGCGCCGACAGCCTCATGGTTTTATATTTTTCCGGAACGAGCGAGGCGACCGCCTCCGCCCTCTCCGGGTGGCGGGGTGCGATGATGAGCCGCGCCTCCGGCCTGCTCCCGCGCAGCAGCTCAAAGGCGGCGATGACCTTTTCGTCCTCGCCCGTATGGGTACTGCCGGCGATGAATATCGGGCGCTCCGGCGCGCCGAATTTTTCCCGCCAGCCGTCGCGGGCTGCGGTGTTCTTTCTCGCGAGCAGCGCGTCGATCTTGCTGTCTCCGAGGACGTGAAGCTTTTCCGCCCTTACGCCGACCTCCGAGAGCCGCCGCGCGTCCTCTTCGTCGCGGAGATAAAGCTCGCTGAATAGCGAGTAGAGGCTGGCCGCCGCATGTTTGGCGATCCCGCCGCTGATACGGCCCCATGTACGGTCGGAGATGCGGCCGTTGATGAGAAAGGCGGGAATCGCGCGCTCGCGGCACTCCCAGAGCATGTTTGGCCAGAGTTCGGTCTCCGCGGTCACAAACAGCTCCGGGCGAAGCGTATCAAGCGCCAGCGCGACGAACCTTTTCTTATCCCATGGATAGTAGATATGGAGGTCGAATAGTCCGCCGCCGAGCCGCTCGGCCATCGCCTTTCCCGTCTGCGTCGTCGTCGAGAGGACGACGGGGCCTTTGTAGCCGTCGGCCCGCGCCGCCTTTATAAAGGGCACCGCCGCCTGCACCTCGCCGACCGAGACGGCGTGCACCCACACGGGACGCGCGCCGGAGAGCTGCGCGAGCTTTTCAGACGGTATCTCTCCCTGACGCTCGTCGTTGCCCTCGGTATATTTAGCCTTAAGCCTGTCCTGCGAAAGGGCGAAGAAGGCGTTTATCGGAAGCTGGTACAGACTGCGCAGCAGCGACAGCTAGGCCACCCCCGCCTTAAGGATCTCGTGGATGTGGACCATGCCGATCGGCTTGCCGTCCTGTACCACGATGAGGGCGGAGACCTCCCACTCTTCTACGATGCGCACCGCCTCGACGGCGAGCCGTTCCGGCCCGATGACGCGCGGGTTCTTCGTCATGGCGCGGAAGACAGGGAGTTCGAGGCCTTCAAGCCCCTCTTTTTCGATGAAGCGGCGCAGGTCGCCGTCGGTGAATACGCCGGTGAGTTTGCCCTCGTCGTCGACGATCGCCGTCGCGCCGTAGCCTTTGCTGGTGATGTCAAAGAGCGCGTCGCGCACCCTCGCGTCCTGCTTGGTGATCGGCATCCTGTCCCCGCTGCCCATAAGGTCGGAGACGCGCAGCAGCAGCCGCTTGCCGAGCGAGCCGCCCGGGTGGAAGAGTGCGAAGTCCTCCTTCTGGAGGCCGAGCAGCAGAGTAGACATGCCCGCCACCGCGTCGCCGAGCGCCATCTGCAGCGTCGTGCTGCTGGTCGGCGCGAGCTTCAGCGGGTCGGCCTCGGATTCGACGTGGCAGTTGAGGACGATGTCCGCCTCGCGCGCGAGCATCGATTCCGGATTGCCGGTGACGGCGATGATCGGCGCGCCGAGCCTCTTGAAATAGGGGATGAGCGCGATCAGCTCCTGTGTCTCGCCGCTGTTGCTGAGGAAATATCCCACGTCTTCACGGCAGACCATGCCTAAATCGCCGTGCGCCCCCTCCGTGGCGTGGAGGAAGAAGGCCGGTACGCCGAGGGAGGCGAAGGTCGCCGCCGTCTTGCGCCCTACATGGCCCGATTTGCCGAGTCCGGAGACGACGATGCGTCCGCGGCAGCGGCTTACGAGGTGGGCGGCGGAGGCCATCTCCCCGCCCATTTTTTCGGTCGCGCTTCTGAGCGCCGCCGCCTCTTTGAGCATGATATCTCTTCCGGTGGCAAGCAGCTCCTCGGATGAGAGTTTCTTTTCTTCACGTTCGTACGGCAGATTCATCTCTATTCCTCCGACCAGTCAAGGGCCGCGAAATCTATCTTTTCGCGGACGATCTTATCTATCTCGTATGTCTGGCGCAGCACCTCGCGCACCTTGGAGAGCGGGATCGAATTGGGGCCGTCGCATTTCGCGGCGTCGGGATTCGGGTGTACCTCCATAAAGAGCGCGTCGATGCCGAGCGCGGCGGCGGCGCGGATCAGAGGCAGCACGAAGGAGCGGTCGCCTCCGCTGCAGGTGCCCCTGCCGCCGGGTTTCTGGACGCTGTGCGTCACGTCGAACATCACGGGGCAGCCGAGCGCGCGCATGACGGGCAGCGAGCGGAAGTCCACCGATAGCTCGTGATAGCCGAAGGCCGTTCCGCGCTCGCAGAGGATGACATCCTCACAGCCGCTTTCGCGGCACTTGCCGACGACGGAGCCCATGTCCTCGGGGGCCATGAACTGCGCTTTTTTGACGTTAAGCGGCTTGCCCGTTTTGCTTGCCGCCGCGAGCAGATCGGTCTGACGGCAGAGGAAGGCCGGTATCTGCAGCAGATCCACGTGACGCGCGGCGATCTCCGCCTGGCTTGGCTCGTGGATGTCGGTCACCACGGGAACATCCGCGAGCCGTCCGATTTCCGAGAGCCATTCAAGCCCCGTTTCTATTCCCGGGCCGCGGAAACTTGTGATTGAGGTCCTGTTGGCCTTGTCGAAAGATGCCTTGAATATGTAATTGAAACCAAACTCCGCGCAGTATTTCTTCATCTCGCGGGCGATCATCAGCGCCTCGTCAAAGGTGTCGAGCACACAGGGGCCGGCGGCGACCGTCAGCCTCGCGCCTCCGACCGTGATGTCCCTCACCCTGACCTCTCTTGCGGTTTTCATTTCATTCAGCTCCTTATCTATTTCTCCAGCGATTCCAGATGATTTCTGTATTTTTCATATACGCGGCAGCGCGTATCCCAGCCAAGTTCTTCCGCGCAGTACTCTACCACCTTTTCCAGCGCGCCGGTGCGTCCTAAGTTTTTCATTCCCGCCTCCTGCATGGAGCGCCGCAGTTTATTGTCGGAGAGTACCGTCCAGGCGGCCTCGGAGAGCGCCGCCGGTTCCGCGGGGACGAGTATCTCCGCCTCGCGCAGCAGCTTTTTTTGACGTAGTTTCCCGCGCTCTATTATTGAGACGACCGGAATTCCCAATCCGGCGCATAGCTGGTTAGCCGTGCCGCCAAGCCCGATCAGCAGCTCCGCCCCATAGGCGACGGCGGCGACCGGTTCGTAACAAACAGTCACGCTGATATTTTCGGAACAGAGCTCCGTTCCGTTCTCCGAGAGCTCCCAGCCATCAAGATTCTCCGTCATCTTTTTGATGTCGATCGTCGGCGCCGGGACCATCACGAAGCTGCACTCCATCTTCGCAGCAAGCAGCGATATCGTGTCAAGTATCAGTTTGATATCCTCATAGGCGCGCGGCCTGCTCCCAGGCAGCAGCAGTATCTTCGCGCCGCGTTCGCCCCAGACGAAGGCCGGGTTTTTCACCTCGTCGAGCAGGTCCATTACGGGATTGCCGTAAAAGACCGCCGGTACGCCGTCCTCTATGAGCTCGCGGGCCGTCTCCTCGTCCCGTGTCCAGACGAGG encodes:
- a CDS encoding ELM1/GtrOC1 family putative glycosyltransferase; its protein translation is MNAGNSLRAILILSDGIRGHINQSRGVAHWLSQLTGAEILESEVPALTGAAKARAKTAARSLAAGGTRRDARDWLAAADGDALIRRVGQWFAERNIQEGSGAVLIISAGSTPAPYNIALGYIWRCACATIMTPGTIGTDPFDFAIVPEHDYPERKPNILVTLGSPNYVIKENLKKEAAALLAEHPSSAGEIWSVLIGGDDANYVITPEWVKKQLGQILNLAQHAGADLYITTSRRTSPAAVKTVKTLAAHSPAVKYLLVASEDDFNPIPAMLGFSKEVFCTEDSVNMVSETITGGHRAVLLRVEHRGGFKGLIQRATASLVNAGALSPNMLWGIPKFDLVFDHFARNDSLIEYRDWLRVRRENTQLSPTEETSEEFNEAKRAAQWIYDNWK
- the kdsA gene encoding 3-deoxy-8-phosphooctulonate synthase, with product MKTAREVRVRDITVGGARLTVAAGPCVLDTFDEALMIAREMKKYCAEFGFNYIFKASFDKANRTSITSFRGPGIETGLEWLSEIGRLADVPVVTDIHEPSQAEIAARHVDLLQIPAFLCRQTDLLAAASKTGKPLNVKKAQFMAPEDMGSVVGKCRESGCEDVILCERGTAFGYHELSVDFRSLPVMRALGCPVMFDVTHSVQKPGGRGTCSGGDRSFVLPLIRAAAALGIDALFMEVHPNPDAAKCDGPNSIPLSKVREVLRQTYEIDKIVREKIDFAALDWSEE
- a CDS encoding glycosyltransferase N-terminal domain-containing protein — encoded protein: MSLLRSLYQLPINAFFALSQDRLKAKYTEGNDERQGEIPSEKLAQLSGARPVWVHAVSVGEVQAAVPFIKAARADGYKGPVVLSTTTQTGKAMAERLGGGLFDLHIYYPWDKKRFVALALDTLRPELFVTAETELWPNMLWECRERAIPAFLINGRISDRTWGRISGGIAKHAAASLYSLFSELYLRDEEDARRLSEVGVRAEKLHVLGDSKIDALLARKNTAARDGWREKFGAPERPIFIAGSTHTGEDEKVIAAFELLRGSRPEARLIIAPRHPERAEAVASLVPEKYKTMRLSALAEGWDVLIIDKIGVLFDLYGTAYSAFVGGSFADKGGQNILEPFSWGVPVQYGPHMEDFAQASRAFILMGAAAQVADERELAEVWRCLAAERDTGERWQRLSRDYFEKSCGASMRTWQMIKKYLSGYG
- the kdsB gene encoding 3-deoxy-manno-octulosonate cytidylyltransferase, with the protein product MTEPKFLGVIPARYASSRLPGKPLLEIGGKTMLEHVYRRSLASGVFFRVVIATDDHRIYDAAEKVGADVLMTRADHPDGSSRVAEIAAKIDTDYVINIQGDEPMLDPRMLRELAAGFAADPEADSATVCVPITREEDFRNPNIVKVVRAQNGRALYFSRSPIPYPRSSAGCPVWEHLGIYAFTKQFLLKFVALPPTPLMRTESLEQLRILEHGYSMAVIPTKYPSEGPNVNTLEDLEEARRIFAQKKNEEK
- a CDS encoding KpsF/GutQ family sugar-phosphate isomerase, whose translation is MNLPYEREEKKLSSEELLATGRDIMLKEAAALRSATEKMGGEMASAAHLVSRCRGRIVVSGLGKSGHVGRKTAATFASLGVPAFFLHATEGAHGDLGMVCREDVGYFLSNSGETQELIALIPYFKRLGAPIIAVTGNPESMLAREADIVLNCHVESEADPLKLAPTSSTTLQMALGDAVAGMSTLLLGLQKEDFALFHPGGSLGKRLLLRVSDLMGSGDRMPITKQDARVRDALFDITSKGYGATAIVDDEGKLTGVFTDGDLRRFIEKEGLEGLELPVFRAMTKNPRVIGPERLAVEAVRIVEEWEVSALIVVQDGKPIGMVHIHEILKAGVA